Proteins encoded within one genomic window of Humulus lupulus chromosome 1, drHumLupu1.1, whole genome shotgun sequence:
- the LOC133795095 gene encoding dehydration-responsive element-binding protein 2A-like, whose translation MEPVDVEIEKVLTELSCVDFRSKKPRKRRNGSESVVDTLAQWKNNNDQLSSLENGKGNLKSPAKGYKKGCMCGKRGLENLDFYFRRVRQRTWGKWVAEIREPHNGSTKSNQFGSRLWLGTFSTAIEAATTYDEATKAIYIYIYMLI comes from the coding sequence ATGGAACCAGTTGATGTTGAGATAGAAAAGGTTTTGACAGAGTTGTCTTGTGTTGATTTCAGGAGCAAAAAGCCTAGGAAAAGAAGAAATGGAAGTGAATCAGTAGTGGATACTCTAGCACAGTGGAAGAACAACAATGATCAACTTTCTTCATTAGAAAATGGAAAAGGGAACCTCAAATCTCCTGCTAAAGGCTATAAAAAGGGTTGTATGTGTGGAAAAAGAGGTCTTGAAAACTTAGATTTTTATTTCAGGAGAGTTAGACAAAGGACGTGGGGGAAGTGGGTTGCTGAAATTCGAGAACCCCATAATGGATCTACTAAGTCTAATCAGTTTGGAAGCCGACTTTGGCTCGGTACTTTCTCCACTGCCATTGAAGCTGCTACGACTTATGATGAAGCTACCaaagccatatatatatatatatatatgctcatATAA